Proteins encoded together in one Anopheles darlingi chromosome 3, idAnoDarlMG_H_01, whole genome shotgun sequence window:
- the LOC125955291 gene encoding transcription factor grauzone-like — translation MDERCRLCLVEIKKHSKSIEDNGFQQRVAIVFNFPILSQEPLPVLVCGECDSKVTEYYDFHQEVRENQEKLWNNSDGFVEELVPEQEEQEECFETVKLESEQPIECSSLNDTCDEELLSEDLIVKEEPTDEEQFLDSEMAEETFEATDSTDPDERTDTETEDAEDDPISPHEPTKNRPRRSAVVRKLPRRPKEKTGKPTVRRTKEAFEEQNRRLQEFYTMKCELCGEKMNCFTSLKGHYQRQHKTKGYITCCGRTFHSRYRLLEHLSYHVGSSMVRCDVCNKSFSTRSYLQVHKSRVHGREEDRPYKCNQCHQSYTSECHLKAHMVSHVRVSCDICHKELASSLSLRVHMVNIHGNREKLICDSCGKEFRTRQAFDRHVNLHMGIDQTEHVQCSLCSKWLGSKRALKVHIQLTHNEAGLTFKCDLCPHESPNSRAMANHKQRVHVDERFECDVCGKRFKRQLYLKEHIALHTGKPLYSCEICGATFNSNANKYSHRKNKHPVEWEALRKPQIQQASSG, via the exons ATGGACGAAAGGTGTCGATTATGTTTAGTGGAAATCAAGAAGCATTCCAAATCCATCGAGGATAATGGTTTTCAGCAGAGGGTGGCgatcgttttcaatttcccg ATCCTGTCGCAGGAACCTTTGCCCGTGCTCGTCTGTGGGGAATGTGATTCAAAGGTGACCGAGTATTATGACTTCCACCAGGAAGTAAGAGAGAATCAAGAAAAACTGTGGAACAACAGCGACGGCTTCGTGGAGGAACTGGTTCCCGAACAGGAAGAGCAAGAGGAATGCTTCGAAACGGTGAAGCTAGAATCAGAGCAACCCATCGAGTGTAGTTCGCTCAACGACACATGTGACGAAGAGCTTCTTAGCGAGGATCTGATCGTTAAAGAGGAACCCACCGACGAGGAGCAGTTTCTGGACTCTGAAATGGCTGAAGAGACTTTCGAAGCCACCGATAGCACCGATCCGGATGAAAGGACCGACACCGAAACGGAGGATGCCGAGGATGACCCGATATCGCCGCACGAACCAACGAAAAATCGGCCCAGACGGAGCGCCGTGGTACGTAAGTTGCCTCGCAGACCGAAGGAGAAAACCGGAAAGCCAACGGTGCGCAGAACCAAGGAAGCGTTCGAAGAGCAGAACCGACGACTGCAGGAGTTTTACACGATGAAGTGTGAGTTGTGTGGCGAGAAGATGAACTGCTTTACGTCGTTGAAGGGCCACTACCAACGACAGCACAAGACTAAGGGATACATCACCTGCTGCGGTCGCACGTTCCATAGCCGATACCGCCTGCTGGAGCATTTGTCGTATCATGTCGGTTCGAGCATGGTACGGTGTGATGTCTGCAACAAGAGCTTCAGCACCCGCAGCTATCTGCAGGTGCACAAGAGCCGCGTGCACGGCCGGGAAGAAGATCGCCCGTACAAATGCAACCAGTGCCACCAGTCGTACACCTCCGAGTGCCACCTGAAGGCGCACATGGTATCgcacgtgcgtgtgtcctgTGACATCTGCCACAAGGAGCTGGCCAGCAGCCTATCGCTGCGCGTCCATATGGTCAACATTCACGGTAATCGTGAGAAGCTAATATGCGACAGCTGCGGAAAGGAGTTCCGGACTCGGCAGGCCTTTGACCGGCACGTCAATCTGCACATGGGTATCGACCAAACGGAGCACGTGCAGTGCTCGCTGTGCTCCAAGTGGCTCGGCAGTAAACGGGCCCTGAAGGTACACATCCAGCTCACACACAACGAGGCTGGCCTAACGTTCAAGTGCGATCTGTGCCCGCACGAAAGTCCCAACAGTCGGGCCATGGCCAACCATAAGCAGCGCGTGCACGTCGACGAGCGGTTCGAGTGTGATGTATGCGGCAAACGATTCAAACGGCAGCTCTACCTGAAGGAACATATTGCACTGCACACGGGAAAACCGCTTTACTCCTGCGAAATCTGTGGCGCAACCTTCAACTCGAACGCGAACAAGTATTCGcaccggaaaaacaaacatcccgTCGAATGGGAGGCGCTCCGGAAACCGCAAATCCAGCAAGCCAGCAGTGGATGA
- the LOC125955320 gene encoding uncharacterized protein LOC125955320, giving the protein MGGIIRSLTSSSVVNILGNSLKTVSSRRYASSNRVKRIKKPEITDRDANQAKSAAMRAENAEQGALFAGKRFQSVAQSLSSRGYLRAVKPYQPPPNVEEQLESIAKANGITDRKGVFGGSEQKFAFLAACSEAFGHSVPNSVLHEVLTVEDALVFYQTPIDTRLPLDAIRNMELPENLYIQQDAVRFHPETDTMFGGKSAFPKSSTIVTGIKYKQKYRGHEAKKSWP; this is encoded by the exons ATGGGGGGAATAATTCGATCGCTGACTTCTTCCAGTGTGGTTAATATTCTCGGCAATTCGCTAAAG ACCGTTTCTTCCCGCAGGTATGCCAGCTCGAACCGAGTTAAGCGCATAAAAAAACCAGAAATTACGGACCGCGATGCGAATCAAGCCAAATCAGCGGCTATGCGAGCGGAAAACGCGGAACAGGGAGCACTTTTCGCCGGCAAACGATTCCAATCCGTCGCACAATCCCTGTCCTCCCGGGG ATACCTCCGTGCGGTAAAACCGTACCAGCCACCGCCAAATGTTGAGGAACAACTAGAGAGCATAGCGAAAGCGAACGGAATTACCGACCGCAAGGGTGTGTTCGGCGGATCAGAACAGAAGTTTGCCTTTTTGGCCGCTTGCAGTGAAGCGTTCGGCCACTCCGTACCAAACTCGGTACTGCATGAAGTGCTGACAGTTG AGGATGCCCTCGTGTTCTATCAGACACCGATCGATACGAGACTTCCGTTGGACGCCATCCGCAACATGGAGCTGCCGGAAAACCTGTACATCCAGCAGGACGCAGTACGCTTCCACCCGGAAACGGATACGATGTTCGGTGGAAAGTCTGCCTTCCCCAAGAGCTCCACAATTGTTACCGGGATCAAGTACAAACAGAAATATCGTGGCCACGAAGCGAAAAAGTCTTGGCCCTAG